In one Cyprinus carpio isolate SPL01 chromosome B2, ASM1834038v1, whole genome shotgun sequence genomic region, the following are encoded:
- the LOC109103228 gene encoding regulator of G-protein signaling 20-like isoform X3 has protein sequence MPTDVIKAKNISYLWAYMVKFCIGSVSVASCFLQPMGSERMEMRKRQMSVQQESVAGTTAPAQNEQPSQGNRGSNACCFCWCCCCSCSCLTVRNEDRDERNRRASYDFKAEGNADFEESLKPTAEEVCLWGQSFDKLMHCPAGRSAFRQFLRTEFSEENMLFWLACEEFSKETNKSVIEEKARIIYEDYISILSPKEVSLDSRVREVINRNMLEPTSHTFDDAQLQIFTLMQRDSYPRFMNSMVYKNLLKTVSEQSVES, from the exons ATGCCAACGGATGTAATCAAGGCAAAGAATATCTCTTATCTCTGGGCATACATGGTGAAATT TTGTATTGGCTCCGTCTCAGTTGCATCCTGTTTCCTGCAGCCCATGGGATCAGAGCGGATGGAGATGCGAAAGAGGCAGATGTCGGTGCAACAGGAGTCGGTGGCGGGCACCACAGCACCGGCGCAGAACGAGCAGCCCAGCCAGGGGAACCGTGGCTCCAATGCTTGCTGCTTCTGTTGGTGCTGTTGCTGCAGCTGCTCCTG TCTCACTGTTAGGAATGAAGACAGAGATGAGAGGAACCGGAGAGCCTCATATGATTTTAAAGCAGAGGGGAATGCAGACTTTGAGGAAAG TCTGAAACCGACTGCGGAGGAGGTCTGCTTGTGGGGTCAGTCTTTCGACAAACTGATGCACTGCCCCGCTGGAAGAAGTGCCTTCCGGCAGTTTCTGCGCACCGAATTCAGTGAGGAAAACATGCTCTTCTGGTTGGCCTGCGAGGAATTCAGTAAGGAAACCAATAAGAGCGTCATCGAGGAGAAGGCACGGATAATATATGAAGACTACATCTCTATCCTCTCACCCAAAGAG gtGAGCCTCGACTCTAGAGTTCGAGAGGTTATAAACAGAAACATGCTGGAGCCAACATCCCACACATTTGACGATGCACAGCTCCAGATATTCACACTAATGCAAAGAGACTCATATCCGCGATTCATGAACTCGATGGTATACAAAAACCTGCTTAAGACGGTCTCTGAGCAGTCGGTGGAATCTTAG
- the LOC109103228 gene encoding regulator of G-protein signaling 20-like isoform X4 — protein MGSERMEMRKRQMSVQQESVAGTTAPAQNEQPSQGNRGSNACCFCWCCCCSCSCLTVRNEDRDERNRRASYDFKAEGNADFEESLKPTAEEVCLWGQSFDKLMHCPAGRSAFRQFLRTEFSEENMLFWLACEEFSKETNKSVIEEKARIIYEDYISILSPKEVSLDSRVREVINRNMLEPTSHTFDDAQLQIFTLMQRDSYPRFMNSMVYKNLLKTVSEQSVES, from the exons ATGGGATCAGAGCGGATGGAGATGCGAAAGAGGCAGATGTCGGTGCAACAGGAGTCGGTGGCGGGCACCACAGCACCGGCGCAGAACGAGCAGCCCAGCCAGGGGAACCGTGGCTCCAATGCTTGCTGCTTCTGTTGGTGCTGTTGCTGCAGCTGCTCCTG TCTCACTGTTAGGAATGAAGACAGAGATGAGAGGAACCGGAGAGCCTCATATGATTTTAAAGCAGAGGGGAATGCAGACTTTGAGGAAAG TCTGAAACCGACTGCGGAGGAGGTCTGCTTGTGGGGTCAGTCTTTCGACAAACTGATGCACTGCCCCGCTGGAAGAAGTGCCTTCCGGCAGTTTCTGCGCACCGAATTCAGTGAGGAAAACATGCTCTTCTGGTTGGCCTGCGAGGAATTCAGTAAGGAAACCAATAAGAGCGTCATCGAGGAGAAGGCACGGATAATATATGAAGACTACATCTCTATCCTCTCACCCAAAGAG gtGAGCCTCGACTCTAGAGTTCGAGAGGTTATAAACAGAAACATGCTGGAGCCAACATCCCACACATTTGACGATGCACAGCTCCAGATATTCACACTAATGCAAAGAGACTCATATCCGCGATTCATGAACTCGATGGTATACAAAAACCTGCTTAAGACGGTCTCTGAGCAGTCGGTGGAATCTTAG